Proteins encoded within one genomic window of Vicinamibacterales bacterium:
- a CDS encoding methyltransferase domain-containing protein has protein sequence MISRDLLDRVRCPACRGPLDGDALQLVCRSCGTRYPGTSQDFLDLRPRERFEEQTKYLDEALHADARYQRVSPPFLGSKIRNDMLRAFLAPAPGDRLVDLGCGSGRALLWNRDWGARAVGVDIAPFFADEARQTIDLMLGDLRRLPFADATFQKAFSLDVLEHLSPEALRGMLAEAARVLAPGGTLFVYTHVRRNARIAIGLRWINRLAERLDRAGLIDLRQEHLRKSDHLNPLADIPELRRVAAACGFRIARIRYYTPIVGGFVENVLMRLAEKRLADGAKGANGAKGAKGAGAKGANGAKGAGAEGASGAKGAGAKGATAAEGASGAKGAGATGAEGALVSDEEALKAARAEGKRRVAESGATRAVLHLLTAAMKLDLLLFGRIESGPFFALLERVPPASTDPAGDA, from the coding sequence GTGATCTCCCGCGATCTGCTCGACCGCGTCCGCTGCCCGGCGTGCCGCGGCCCTCTCGATGGAGACGCGCTGCAGCTCGTCTGCAGGTCGTGCGGCACGCGCTATCCCGGCACGTCGCAGGACTTCCTGGATCTCCGTCCGCGCGAACGCTTCGAAGAGCAGACCAAGTACCTGGACGAGGCGCTGCACGCCGACGCGCGCTACCAGCGGGTGTCGCCGCCGTTCCTCGGATCGAAGATCCGCAACGACATGCTCCGTGCGTTTCTCGCGCCGGCGCCGGGCGACCGGCTCGTCGACCTCGGGTGCGGCAGCGGCCGGGCGCTGCTGTGGAACCGCGACTGGGGGGCGCGCGCGGTCGGCGTCGACATCGCGCCGTTCTTCGCCGACGAGGCGAGGCAGACGATCGACCTGATGCTCGGCGACCTGCGCCGCCTGCCGTTCGCCGACGCGACGTTCCAGAAGGCCTTTTCGCTCGACGTGCTCGAGCACCTCTCTCCGGAGGCGCTGCGCGGCATGCTCGCCGAGGCGGCGCGCGTCCTGGCGCCGGGCGGAACGCTCTTCGTCTACACGCACGTGCGCCGCAACGCGCGCATCGCGATCGGGCTGCGATGGATCAACCGGCTGGCGGAGCGCCTCGATCGCGCCGGCCTGATCGATCTGCGCCAGGAACACCTGCGCAAGTCGGATCACCTGAACCCGCTCGCCGACATCCCGGAGCTGCGCCGCGTCGCCGCGGCCTGCGGGTTTCGCATCGCGCGGATCCGCTACTACACGCCGATCGTCGGCGGCTTCGTCGAGAACGTGCTGATGCGGCTCGCGGAGAAGCGACTCGCGGACGGTGCCAAGGGTGCTAACGGTGCTAAGGGTGCCAAGGGTGCGGGTGCGAAGGGTGCTAACGGTGCGAAGGGTGCGGGTGCGGAGGGTGCTAGCGGTGCGAAGGGTGCGGGTGCTAAGGGTGCTACGGCTGCGGAGGGTGCCAGCGGCGCGAAGGGTGCGGGTGCTACGGGTGCGGAGGGTGCGCTGGTATCGGACGAAGAAGCGCTGAAAGCGGCGCGAGCGGAAGGCAAGCGGCGCGTCGCGGAGAGCGGGGCGACACGCGCGGTGCTGCACCTGCTCACGGCGGCGATGAAGCTGGACCTGCTGCTCTTCGGTCGCATCGAGTCGGGACCGTTCTTCGCGCTGCTCGAGCGGGTACCGCCGGCTTCGACGGATCCGGCGGGGGACGCGTGA
- a CDS encoding phospholipid carrier-dependent glycosyltransferase has translation MIGDARRRAQLGLALVLLAAGLLRFWSLSQGIGFNLGPDEPEVMERAVRMMKTGDLHPHFFDYPALYMYVQMAVSTARFMVGAIQGRWSSLAQAPVEDFYLWARAATALLGTATVWVLYRAGQRWGEPTALLAAALVAVMPLHVRESHYVLTDVPVTFVVTVTFLLTLRAHERASAGSFALAGAAAGFAAALKYNGVFAVIMPLAGCALTWRLRPRRAVAALAVTAAMLAAFFVAAPYTLIDLPGFLNQFARLSSEYRKPPTIAEPIWLVYLKHLRIALGWPGMVFVGGGLALAAWRALRDRDRLRWILPLLFAVLYFRFVAQQTIVFARYLLPVVPFLSLLAAAFIVTVAGALRRAGLRPPVRVALVVALIALAIARPATTAVGYDVDAAKVSTQGLAYEWIRRELPNGSGIRLEGSVTLRLPAAYRASYAKQLWTDPPGSYAAQNVDYLVASSQCYGPFLADPAGYRVEYGAYQRLFAETDEIARFVPSPDHPGPELRILKVRRS, from the coding sequence GTGATCGGCGACGCTCGTCGACGGGCGCAGTTGGGGCTGGCGCTGGTCCTCCTGGCGGCGGGACTTCTCCGATTCTGGTCGCTGTCCCAGGGCATCGGGTTCAACCTGGGCCCGGACGAGCCGGAAGTGATGGAGCGCGCCGTGCGGATGATGAAGACCGGCGATCTGCATCCGCACTTCTTCGACTATCCCGCGCTCTACATGTACGTCCAGATGGCGGTGTCGACCGCGCGGTTCATGGTCGGCGCGATCCAGGGCCGGTGGTCGTCGCTGGCGCAGGCGCCGGTCGAGGACTTCTATCTCTGGGCACGAGCGGCCACGGCCCTGCTCGGAACCGCTACCGTCTGGGTGCTCTATCGGGCCGGCCAGCGGTGGGGCGAGCCGACGGCTCTGCTGGCCGCGGCGCTCGTCGCGGTGATGCCGCTGCACGTGCGCGAATCGCACTACGTGCTGACCGACGTGCCGGTCACGTTCGTGGTCACGGTCACGTTTCTCCTGACGCTGCGCGCCCACGAGCGGGCGTCGGCCGGCAGCTTCGCGCTGGCCGGCGCCGCCGCCGGCTTCGCCGCGGCGCTCAAGTACAACGGTGTCTTCGCGGTGATCATGCCGCTCGCGGGGTGCGCCCTGACGTGGCGGCTCAGGCCGCGGCGCGCCGTCGCGGCGCTGGCAGTGACGGCAGCCATGCTGGCGGCGTTCTTCGTGGCGGCGCCGTATACCTTGATCGACTTGCCCGGCTTCCTCAACCAGTTCGCGCGGCTGTCGTCCGAATACCGGAAGCCGCCGACGATTGCGGAGCCGATCTGGCTGGTCTACCTGAAACACCTGCGCATCGCCCTCGGCTGGCCGGGCATGGTGTTCGTCGGCGGCGGTCTGGCGCTGGCCGCCTGGCGGGCTCTCCGCGATCGGGATCGGCTGCGATGGATCCTGCCGCTGCTCTTCGCGGTCCTCTATTTTCGTTTCGTGGCGCAGCAGACCATCGTCTTCGCGCGCTATCTGCTGCCGGTCGTGCCGTTCCTGTCGCTGCTCGCCGCCGCATTCATCGTCACGGTGGCGGGCGCGCTGCGGCGCGCCGGCCTGAGGCCGCCGGTCCGGGTGGCCCTCGTCGTCGCGCTGATCGCGCTGGCGATCGCACGGCCCGCCACTACGGCAGTCGGCTACGACGTCGACGCCGCGAAGGTGTCGACACAGGGGCTCGCCTACGAGTGGATCCGCCGCGAGCTTCCCAACGGCAGCGGGATTCGCCTCGAGGGCTCCGTCACACTGCGGCTGCCGGCGGCCTATCGCGCGAGCTACGCGAAGCAGCTCTGGACCGATCCGCCCGGGTCGTATGCGGCGCAGAACGTCGACTATCTCGTGGCCTCGTCGCAGTGCTACGGGCCGTTCCTCGCGGATCCGGCCGGCTACCGCGTCGAGTACGGTGCGTATCAGCGGCTGTTCGCCGAGACCGACGAGATCGCGCGATTCGTGCCGTCGCCCGATCATCCCGGGCCCGAGCTGCGGATCCTGAAAGTGAGACGCTCGTGA
- a CDS encoding glycosyltransferase family 4 protein has protein sequence MKILIVTDAFPPVCGGSGWSTYELARGLRARGHAIAVVQPVPGTPAGVVSTTYDGLTVRRVGAPAPDVPYLRNYYKSERLTRSLTRYLGTLLDSERFDIVHAQHVMTTVASIDAAHAAGVPAVATVRDYWPVCYWSDLLLTRSGLELCPACTTANMRRCIQPRAGAWWPLAVPMIPYMRANLASKRNGLTRADAVIAVSTRIAADLRARAPELAGTRMEVIPNPVDVAALRAMAADGGRQMEPYALYLGKIAPNKGTSVLVDVITRAELPWKLIVAGDGPERAELERAARASGRRVEFTGWIDKDAAARLLGGASLLIFPSRGPESLSRVLIEAGALGVPIAAMDTGGTRDIVEPGVTGLLSAAPEGLADDVRRLAGDPALRRGVGDAARRKVEREFDAPAVIARIESLYAELAAR, from the coding sequence GTGAAAATCCTCATCGTCACCGACGCGTTCCCGCCGGTGTGCGGCGGCAGCGGCTGGAGCACCTACGAGCTGGCGCGCGGCCTGCGCGCGCGCGGGCACGCCATCGCCGTCGTGCAGCCGGTGCCGGGAACGCCCGCCGGCGTCGTCAGCACGACCTACGACGGCTTGACGGTCCGACGCGTCGGCGCCCCCGCGCCCGACGTCCCGTACCTGCGCAACTACTACAAGAGCGAACGGCTGACGCGCTCGCTGACCCGTTATCTCGGCACGCTGCTCGATTCGGAACGGTTCGACATCGTGCACGCGCAGCATGTGATGACCACGGTGGCGTCGATCGACGCGGCACACGCGGCAGGTGTACCGGCCGTCGCGACCGTCCGCGACTACTGGCCGGTGTGCTACTGGTCCGACCTGCTGCTCACGCGCAGCGGCCTCGAGCTGTGTCCGGCCTGCACGACCGCGAACATGCGACGCTGCATCCAGCCGCGGGCTGGCGCCTGGTGGCCGCTGGCGGTGCCGATGATCCCGTACATGCGCGCGAATCTGGCCTCGAAGCGGAACGGACTGACGCGCGCCGACGCGGTGATTGCGGTCAGCACGCGCATCGCCGCCGATCTGCGCGCGCGCGCGCCGGAACTCGCCGGCACGCGGATGGAGGTGATTCCCAACCCCGTGGACGTGGCGGCGCTGCGCGCAATGGCGGCGGATGGGGGACGCCAGATGGAACCCTATGCGCTCTATCTCGGCAAGATTGCGCCGAACAAGGGGACGAGCGTCCTCGTCGACGTCATCACGCGCGCCGAGCTGCCCTGGAAGCTGATCGTTGCGGGCGACGGACCGGAACGCGCCGAGCTCGAGCGCGCGGCACGCGCGTCGGGACGCCGCGTCGAGTTTACAGGCTGGATCGACAAGGACGCCGCGGCGCGGCTGCTCGGCGGTGCGTCGCTGCTGATCTTTCCTTCGCGCGGCCCCGAGTCGCTCAGCCGGGTGCTGATCGAGGCAGGCGCGCTCGGTGTCCCGATCGCCGCCATGGACACCGGGGGCACCCGCGACATCGTCGAGCCTGGCGTGACAGGACTCCTGTCCGCCGCGCCGGAGGGGCTTGCCGACGATGTCCGCCGGCTGGCTGGCGATCCTGCGCTGCGACGCGGCGTGGGCGACGCGGCGCGGCGGAAGGTCGAGCGGGAATTCGACGCGCCCGCCGTGATCGCACGGATCGAGTCGCTCTACGCGGAGCTGGCCGCGCGATGA
- a CDS encoding glycosyltransferase family 39 protein — protein sequence MSGAAVRRIAWAVGLVAAVELAGREIARRSLLHLVIGGGASIGALVVVALIACAIAIAAARGRSAAGPILTVCFALGIALQLQLGARLQSDGFYYFAYLRSIAFDHDVNFLNDYRLLGLGDKPYLFKPTRTGHAESAWTIGPAIVWSPFFAVGHLVAVRLRASGADVAADGTSYPYRQAVCVASLAYGLLGCWFVYRLVLRFFAARVAASAAALAVIGTFMLWYLVKEPSMTHAASMAAAAGFTWLWASTQHHRSLRQWMALGLVIGFAALIRWQNILLALLPGIDAAVAVVGALRRKDNGMVRMTLAGGAAFLVCACLAFLPQAIAWHAIYGTWIARSPIGPQIRWFDPHLADILWSARNGLFSTTPLAYLGAFGLLAFAAARPSVGLPAVATVVVMVYFNACIQDWWGSDGFGGRRFDGIVPLLAIGLAACLEYGAALVRRHAAAAVTLALACLAVWNVALAGAAQGGAFRLGQTLPFDRVWGAQAQVVHRWFGNPFTYPASLLFALRNGVGPGDYDLLSTNRFLSDPLQPYGRVDVGADGDDWLLGDGWFAPERDGAATYRWASTPAMLRLPLDHAAPLRVQTRLHAFVYPGAPAQTLTIVVNAHACGPLAVPAQWETVECLIDRSAWRAGVNDLSLQFGYAQRPADAGLGGDQRALAAAIDWIRVSIAADGTGR from the coding sequence GTGAGCGGTGCGGCCGTCAGGCGGATCGCGTGGGCCGTCGGGCTCGTCGCCGCCGTCGAGCTCGCGGGCCGCGAGATCGCCCGCCGCTCGCTGCTGCACCTGGTGATCGGCGGCGGCGCGTCGATCGGCGCGCTGGTCGTCGTGGCGCTCATCGCCTGCGCGATCGCGATTGCGGCCGCGCGCGGCCGTTCCGCCGCGGGGCCGATCCTGACCGTGTGCTTCGCGCTGGGGATTGCCCTGCAGCTGCAGCTCGGCGCCCGCCTGCAGAGCGACGGCTTCTACTACTTCGCCTATCTGCGATCGATCGCCTTTGACCACGACGTCAACTTCCTGAACGACTACCGGCTGCTCGGCCTCGGCGACAAGCCGTATCTCTTCAAGCCGACGCGCACCGGCCACGCCGAATCGGCGTGGACGATCGGGCCGGCGATCGTATGGTCGCCGTTCTTCGCCGTCGGCCACCTCGTGGCGGTCCGCCTGCGTGCGTCGGGCGCGGACGTCGCGGCCGACGGCACCTCGTACCCGTATCGGCAGGCGGTGTGCGTCGCCAGCCTCGCCTACGGGCTGCTCGGCTGCTGGTTCGTCTACCGTCTCGTCCTGCGCTTCTTTGCCGCGCGTGTCGCGGCGTCGGCCGCGGCCCTCGCCGTCATTGGCACGTTCATGCTCTGGTATCTCGTCAAGGAACCGAGCATGACCCATGCGGCGTCGATGGCGGCCGCGGCCGGTTTCACCTGGCTGTGGGCGTCGACGCAGCACCATCGGAGCCTGCGGCAGTGGATGGCGCTTGGACTCGTGATCGGCTTCGCCGCGCTGATCCGCTGGCAGAACATCCTGCTGGCGCTGCTGCCGGGCATCGACGCCGCCGTGGCTGTGGTCGGCGCCCTCCGCCGCAAGGACAACGGCATGGTGCGGATGACGCTCGCCGGCGGCGCCGCGTTCCTCGTCTGCGCCTGTCTCGCATTCCTGCCGCAGGCGATCGCCTGGCACGCGATCTACGGCACGTGGATCGCGCGGTCGCCGATCGGGCCGCAGATCCGGTGGTTCGATCCCCATCTTGCCGACATTCTGTGGTCGGCGCGCAATGGCCTCTTCAGTACGACACCGCTCGCGTACCTGGGAGCGTTCGGGCTGCTCGCCTTCGCCGCAGCGCGTCCGTCGGTGGGACTTCCGGCCGTGGCCACCGTGGTCGTGATGGTCTATTTCAACGCCTGCATCCAGGACTGGTGGGGATCGGACGGCTTTGGCGGCCGCCGTTTCGACGGCATCGTGCCGCTGCTCGCGATCGGCCTCGCGGCATGCCTCGAGTACGGGGCGGCGCTAGTGCGCCGCCACGCGGCGGCCGCCGTGACACTCGCGCTCGCATGCCTCGCGGTGTGGAACGTGGCCCTCGCGGGCGCGGCGCAGGGCGGCGCGTTCAGGCTCGGCCAGACGCTTCCCTTCGATCGCGTCTGGGGGGCGCAGGCGCAGGTCGTCCACCGATGGTTCGGCAACCCATTCACCTATCCGGCCAGCCTGCTGTTCGCGCTGCGCAACGGCGTCGGGCCGGGAGACTACGATCTGCTGTCGACCAACCGCTTCCTGTCGGATCCGTTGCAGCCGTACGGACGCGTCGACGTCGGCGCCGACGGCGATGACTGGCTCCTCGGCGACGGCTGGTTCGCGCCCGAGCGGGACGGCGCGGCCACCTACCGCTGGGCGTCGACGCCGGCGATGCTGCGCCTGCCCCTCGACCACGCCGCACCGCTGCGCGTCCAGACGCGGCTGCATGCGTTTGTTTATCCCGGCGCGCCGGCACAGACGCTGACCATCGTCGTCAACGCCCACGCCTGCGGCCCGCTGGCGGTGCCCGCGCAGTGGGAGACCGTCGAGTGCCTGATCGATCGATCGGCCTGGCGAGCCGGCGTCAACGATCTGTCGCTGCAGTTCGGATACGCGCAGCGGCCGGCCGACGCCGGCCTCGGCGGCGACCAGCGGGCGCTGGCCGCCGCTATCGACTGGATTCGCGTGTCGATTGCGGCGGATGGTACAGGACGGTGA
- a CDS encoding glycosyltransferase family 4 protein, which yields MKVALLSRAVFPLHGVGGLERHVYDLARALADRGVGVTLITPPAGDAPAAGGVIHPDVRLRSVPYHTFPLAGRRGTTVLDRITAYPLWGLRAGRLALDLVASGDADVVHGFGASVLGYAGVRSHAISGRRSSATAPLVMNPQGLEEFGATDPGRAPLKVTAYLPLRRAVLRCARAADAVIATDRALEPVLLRHLGIPREKMRTIPNALDLRQIDADTNPALLAALRSTHHIETGDRILLSVGRLEESKGFHVLLQALAAARGHGSLDADWRWVVVGDGPYRPALESLARELGLGPKVLFAGRVPDAEMHAWHELSTLFLHPTLYEGSSLVTLEAMAHRRAVVASAAGGIPDKVRPGENGWLVAPGDPSALAAAISGALSDQARLARYGLAGRQIVEREFSWTAAGDATVALYRELLAR from the coding sequence ATGAAGGTGGCGCTGCTGTCGCGCGCGGTGTTCCCGCTGCACGGCGTCGGCGGTCTCGAGCGCCACGTCTACGACCTGGCGCGCGCGCTCGCCGATCGTGGTGTCGGCGTCACGTTGATCACGCCACCGGCCGGCGATGCTCCGGCGGCGGGAGGCGTGATTCATCCGGACGTGCGCCTCCGCTCCGTGCCGTACCACACGTTCCCGCTCGCGGGACGACGAGGCACGACCGTGCTCGATCGGATTACGGCGTACCCGCTTTGGGGGCTGCGCGCCGGACGGCTGGCGCTCGATCTCGTGGCGTCCGGCGACGCCGACGTGGTCCATGGCTTTGGCGCGAGCGTGCTCGGCTATGCCGGCGTGCGCAGCCACGCCATCTCGGGCCGGCGATCGTCCGCGACCGCCCCGCTGGTGATGAACCCGCAGGGACTCGAGGAATTCGGTGCCACCGATCCTGGACGGGCGCCGTTGAAGGTGACGGCGTATCTGCCGCTGCGCCGCGCGGTGCTGCGGTGCGCACGCGCCGCCGACGCGGTGATCGCGACCGACCGCGCGCTCGAGCCCGTGCTCCTCCGCCACCTGGGCATCCCTCGTGAGAAGATGCGTACCATTCCGAATGCCCTGGATCTCCGGCAGATCGATGCCGACACGAACCCGGCGCTGCTGGCGGCGCTGCGGTCGACCCACCACATCGAAACCGGCGATCGCATCCTGCTCAGCGTCGGACGGCTCGAGGAGAGCAAGGGTTTCCACGTCCTGCTGCAGGCGCTCGCGGCAGCGCGCGGCCACGGGTCGCTCGACGCAGACTGGCGATGGGTCGTGGTTGGCGATGGGCCGTATCGGCCGGCGCTCGAGAGCCTGGCGCGGGAGTTGGGGCTCGGACCGAAGGTGTTGTTCGCCGGCCGCGTGCCCGACGCCGAGATGCACGCGTGGCACGAGCTGTCGACGCTGTTCCTGCATCCCACGCTGTACGAGGGCAGCTCGCTCGTGACGCTCGAAGCCATGGCGCACCGCCGCGCGGTGGTCGCGTCGGCGGCTGGGGGAATTCCCGACAAGGTCCGCCCCGGCGAGAACGGGTGGCTCGTCGCGCCCGGCGATCCGTCGGCGCTGGCGGCCGCGATCAGCGGCGCGCTGTCGGACCAGGCGCGGCTGGCGCGCTACGGGCTCGCCGGGCGGCAGATTGTCGAGCGTGAGTTCTCCTGGACGGCGGCCGGCGATGCGACGGTCGCGCTCTACCGGGAGCTGCTGGCGCGGTGA
- a CDS encoding glycosyltransferase family 4 protein — MRILYSAIDQTVPGTKGGSVHVAAVAEGLAALGHEVTALVTPGPTQPAGTKVRWIALPPPLGSPHLRLWRSHAIGTLARGFEPDVVIERYHNFGGEAIRLARSLGATAVLEINSPVVDHPGSRKALADRLLLVEPMRRWREHICRLADVIVTPNAATVPAAIAEGRLTLLEWGADTTRFRPGLDAPPPFRRPDVGTLAIFAGAFRSWHGAVHLVRAVKAVRASGRRDLGAVLVGDGPELAAARAEAAGVDGILFTGALPHDLMPAALAAADIGVAPFEISAHPPLAIGFYWSPLKLFEYMAAGLPVAAPAVDRIPQLVAHEREGLLYDPADAGALANALLRLTDPALRTTLGAAARDRAALSYSWDAHCRGLVAAIELRRGVTHP; from the coding sequence GTGAGGATCCTCTACTCCGCCATCGATCAGACGGTTCCCGGCACGAAAGGGGGATCGGTGCACGTGGCCGCGGTGGCGGAGGGCCTGGCGGCGCTCGGGCACGAAGTGACGGCGCTGGTGACGCCAGGCCCGACGCAGCCGGCCGGCACGAAAGTGCGGTGGATCGCGTTGCCGCCGCCGCTCGGGTCGCCGCACCTGCGGCTGTGGCGATCGCACGCCATCGGCACGCTGGCGCGCGGCTTCGAGCCCGACGTGGTCATCGAGCGGTACCACAACTTCGGCGGCGAAGCGATCCGTCTGGCGCGCAGCCTCGGGGCGACAGCGGTGCTCGAGATCAACTCGCCGGTCGTCGACCATCCCGGCTCGCGCAAGGCGCTCGCCGATCGGCTGCTCCTGGTCGAACCGATGCGGCGCTGGCGCGAGCACATCTGCCGGCTCGCCGACGTCATCGTCACCCCCAACGCCGCGACGGTGCCCGCGGCGATCGCCGAGGGCAGACTGACCCTCCTCGAGTGGGGCGCCGACACCACCCGCTTCCGCCCCGGGCTGGACGCGCCGCCGCCCTTCCGCCGGCCGGACGTCGGCACGCTCGCGATCTTCGCGGGCGCGTTCCGCAGCTGGCACGGGGCCGTGCACCTCGTCCGCGCGGTCAAGGCGGTGCGCGCGAGCGGGCGGCGCGACCTCGGCGCCGTGCTGGTCGGCGATGGCCCGGAGCTGGCCGCGGCGCGGGCCGAAGCGGCCGGTGTCGACGGCATCCTCTTCACCGGTGCGCTGCCCCACGACCTCATGCCGGCGGCGCTGGCCGCGGCCGACATCGGCGTGGCGCCGTTCGAGATCTCGGCGCACCCGCCGCTCGCGATCGGGTTCTACTGGTCGCCGCTGAAGCTGTTCGAGTACATGGCGGCCGGCCTGCCGGTGGCCGCGCCGGCCGTCGACCGGATTCCCCAGCTGGTCGCCCACGAGCGCGAAGGGCTGTTGTACGATCCGGCCGATGCCGGTGCGCTCGCGAACGCGCTCCTGCGGTTGACGGATCCCGCGCTGCGGACCACGCTCGGCGCCGCCGCCCGGGATCGTGCGGCGCTCTCGTACAGCTGGGACGCGCATTGCCGCGGCCTCGTCGCCGCGATCGAGCTCAGGCGCGGCGTGACCCACCCGTGA